Proteins from one Aquila chrysaetos chrysaetos chromosome 5, bAquChr1.4, whole genome shotgun sequence genomic window:
- the LOC115341936 gene encoding zona pellucida sperm-binding protein 3-like, producing the protein MGPESGLIFALLCWVAGEVAAYPPWDFSWGDPARRGVQPDPHAWSWVEDPQSRAISSRQPVTVQCQEAQLVVTVHRDLFGTGRLVNAADLTLGPAACKHSSLNPAHNTVTFTAGLHECGSIVQITPDSLIYRTLLNYDPSPASNPVIIRSNPAVIPIECHYPRRENVTSNAIQPTWAPFSSMLSAEERLVFSLRLMNEDWSAERPFTGFQLGDILNIQAEVGTESHVPLRLFVDSCVAALSPGTDSSPHYAIIDFNGCLVDGRSDDTSSAFITPRPREDVLRFRIDVFRFAGDARNLIYITCHLKVTPADQAPDPLNKACSFNKARNTWAPVEGTRDICSCCETGNCESPALSRRLNPLERWPGRRFRRHDADGKEAEADVVIGPVLLSRDPGPVGERREGGQGGVTVVPSVVTGLICVVAGVGLAGAVLAVGVGRRRCARASV; encoded by the exons ATGGGACCCGAAAGCGGCTTGATCTTCGCTCTCCTCTGCTGGGTGGCGGGTGAGGTGGCTGCCTACCCACCCTGGGATTTCTCCTGGGGTGACCCGGCGAGACGGGGGGTGCAGCCAGACCCCCACGCCTGGTCTTGGGTGGAGGACCCCCAATCTCGAGCCATCTCCAGCCGGCAGCCGGTGACAGTGCAGTGCCAGGAGGCTCAGCTGGTGGTGACGGTGCACAGAGACCTATTCGGCACCGGCCGCCTCGTCAACGCGGCCGACCTGACGCTGGGGCCGGCGGCGTGCAAGCATTCCTCGCTGAACCCCGCTCACAACACCGTCACCTTCACCGCCGGCCTCCACGAGTGCGGCAGCATCGTCCAG ATCACGCCGGATTCCCTCATCTACCGCACGCTCCTCAACTACGACCCCAGCCCCGCCAGCAACCCCGTCATCATCCGCAGCAACCCCGCTGTCATCCCCATCGAGTGCCATTACCCCAG GAGGGAGAACGTGACCAGCAACGCCATCCAACCTACCTGGGCTCCCTTCAGTTCCATGCTGTCGGCGGAGGAGAGGCTGGTGTTCTCCCTGCGCCTCATGAACG AGGACTGGAGTGCCGAGAGACCCTTCACCGGTTTCCAACTGGGTGACATCCTCAACATCCAAGCAGAGGTGGGCACTGAGAGCCACGTGCCGCTGCGGTTGTTCGTGGACAGCTGCGTGGCTGCCCTGAGCCCCGGCACCGATTCCTCACCCCACTATGCCATCATCGACTTCAACGG GTGCCTGGTTGATGGGAGGTCGGACGACACCAGCTCTGCCTTCATCACTCCCCGGCCCCGAGAGGACGTGCTGCGCTTCAGGATCGACGTGTTCAGGTTCGCGGGGGACGCCAGGAACCTG ATCTACATCACTTGCCACCTGAAGGTGACCCCAGCGGACCAAGCCCCGGACCCCCTGAACAAGGCTTGCTCCTTCAACAAAGCCAGAAACAC CTGGGCACCCGTGGAAGGCACCCGGGACATCTGCAGCTGCTGCGAGACGGGCAACTGCGAGTCCCCCGCTCTATCCCGGAGGCTCAACCCCCTGGAACGATGGCCCGGCCGCCGTTTCCGCCGCCACGATGCCGACG GGAAAGAGGCCGAAGCCGACGTGGTCATCGGCCCCGTGCTCCTCTCGAGGGACCCGGGGCCTGTGGGAGAGCGGCGGGAGGGAGGTCAAG GTGGGGTGACGGTGGTGCCCAGCGTGGTGACAGGGCTGATCTGCGTGGTGGCCGGTGTGGGGCTGGCCGGGGCAGTGCTGGCTGTCGGCGTGGGGCGCAGGAGGTGCGCCCGTGCTTCGGTGTGA
- the LOC115341285 gene encoding zona pellucida sperm-binding protein 3-like yields the protein MRSRSSLGFALFCWVLGEVVASNPWSFIRGEAELWRYGGDLSLGQPRAFSQPSPWAWVDVSQLQAAAPLHPVAVRCQEAQMVVTVHRDLFGTGRLVRAADLTLGSDACLPAVWSAAETVVTFVAGLHECGSTLRVTPDALVYSTSLNYKPTPAGNPVIVRTSPAVVPIECYYPRRDNVSSNGVKPTWVPFRSTLSSEEKLPFSLRLMNDDWSSERVSTVFQLGDVLRFQAGVNTENHAPLRLFVDNCVATPTPDRSSSPQYAFIDFSGCLVDGQLDDATSTFISPRPRQDVLQFAVDVFKFAGDSSNLIYISCHLKVSLADQAPDPLNKACSFNKASNLWAPVEGSRDVCSCCEMRSCGLARHSRRLYAPSQWQGGRARRELPSQLDPLVKEADVAVGPLFIHSWQDHPARRMPSQDAGHLWMVLELAAVAGLVILILAVLGALTVCWKPSNPV from the exons ATGAGGTCTAGAAGCAGCCTGGGgtttgctcttttctgctgggttttgggggaggTGGTTGCTTCCAACCCCTGGAGCTTCATTAGAGGGGAGGCAGAGCTATGGAGGTATGGAGGGGATCTTTCCTTGGGGCAGCCCCGTGCGTTctcccagccctctccctgGGCATGGGTGGATGTCTCccagctccaggctgctgcCCCGCTGCACCCCGTGGCCGTGCGGTGCCAAGAGGCGCAGATGGTGGTCACGGTGCACAGGGACCTCTTTGGCACGGGGCGCCTGGTCAGGGCTGCGGACCTGACCCTGGGCTCggatgcctgcctgcctgcggtCTGGAGTGCTGCTGAGACCGTGGTGACCTTCGTGGCTGGGCTGCACGAGTGTGGCAGCACCCTTAGG GTGACCCCTGATGCTCTGGTCTACAGCACGAGCTTAAATTACAAGCCAACTCCTGCTGGCAACCCTGTCATCGTCCGCACCAGCCCTGCCGTGGTTCCTATTGAGTGCTACTACCCAAG GAGGGACAACGTGAGCAGCAACGGTGTCAAGCCCACATGGGTGCCCTTTCGTTCCACCCTCTCCTCTGAGGAGAAGCTACCCTTCTCCCTGCGCCTCATGAACG ATGACTGGAGCAGTGAGAGAGTCTCCACTGTATTTCAACTGGGAGACGTCCTCCGCTTCCAAGCTGGTGTCAACACGGAGAACCATGCACCTCTAAGGCTCTTTGTGGACAACTGTGTGGCCACCCCAACCCCAGACAGGAGCTCTTCTCCCCAGTATgctttcattgacttcagtgg GTGCCTGGTGGATGGCCAACTGGATGATGCCACCTCAACTTTTATATCCCCAAGACCAAGGCAAGATGTGCTTCAGTTTGCAGTAGATGTGTTCAAGTTTGCAGGAGACTCCAGCAATCTG ATCTACATCTCCTGCCACTTGAAGGTCTCCCTGGCTGATCAGGCTCCTGACCCTCTGAACAAGGCTTGCTCCTTCAACAAAGCCAGCAACCT CTGGGCTCCTGTGGAAGGTAGCCGGGATGTCTGCTCCTGCTGCGAGATGAGGAGCTGTGGCTTGGCCAGGCACTCCAGGAGGCTctatgctccctcccagtgGCAAGGAGGACGTGCCCGGAGAGAACTGCCCTCCCAGCTCG ATCCCTTGGTGAAAGAAGCAGATGTTGCGGTTGGACCTCTCTTCATCCACAGCTGGCAGGATCACCCAGCTAGGAGGATGCCATCACAAG ATGCAGGTCACTTGTGGATGGTATTGGagctggctgcagttgctggtTTGGTCATCCTGATTCTTGCTGTTCTAGGAGCTCTGACTGTCTGCTGGAAACCCAGCAACCCTGTTTAA